The genomic window ACGCGTTCACATCGTGCCCGCGAAATCATGGAAAAACTTTATAAACCTTTTGTCAGACAAGGGAATCCGATAATTTTTATGGATGAAAGGAGTTCGGAAATGACAAAATATGCTGCCAATGCTTTTTTGGCTACAAAAATTACTTTCATGAATGAAATTGCTAATTTATGCGACAGGGTGGGCGCCAATGTGGACATGGTCAGAAGAGGAATCGGTACAGATGTGAGAATAGGCAAACATTTTCTTTATTCAGGCATAGGATATGGAGGCAGTTGTTTCCCGAAAGACGTTCAGGCAATTGTCAAAACTGCTCATGAAAACGACATGAATCTTGAAATCCTTGAAGCAGTCATCAGGATAAATGAAAAACAGAAAACGGTTTTAATCCCAAAGATGAAGGAATATTTTGGCGGTAGCCTGAAAGGCAGGAGGGTTGCCATCTGGGGTCTTGCTTTCAAAGCCAATACTGACGACATCAGGGAAGCCCCTGCCTTATATATCATTGAAGAATTGCTTAAGGAAGGTGCGGAAGTAGTGGTGCATGATCCTGAAGCACTTAATAATGTCAGAAAACTTTTTGGAGACAAAATTAAATACTCCGAACTGCAGTATGAAGCTCTCGATGAAGCCGATTGCCTGATGATTGTTACCGATTGGCAGAGTTTCCGTAACCCGAATTTTGGTAAAGTTGCCATTAAACTGAAGAATAAAGTTATTTTTGATGGTAGAAATCTCTTTGAACATGATGAAATGGCTGAAATCGGGTTTACTTACTTCTCCATTGGCCGAAACAAAGCATTTGAAATGAGTAAAAAACAATCATGAAAAAGCGGGTACTGATAACAGGAGCAGCAGGATTTATCGGCTCACATTTGTGCGATAAGTTTATTCAGGAAGGTTATGAAGTCATCGGGATGGATAATCTCCTGACAGGTAGTCTTTCGAATATTGAACATTTATTTCCGCTGAAGGAATTTACATTTTATCATCATGATGTCAGCAAATTTGTTCATGTGCCGGGGCAGCTTGATTATATTCTGCATTTTGCTTCACCAGCCAGCCCGATTGATTATCTGAAAATGCCTATTCAAACGCTGAAAGTTGGTTCTCTCGGAACGCACAATTTGCTTGGTCTTGCTCTGGCTAAAAAATCCAGAATACTGGTGGCTTCTACCTCCGAAGTTTATGGTGACCCGTTGGTACATCCACAAACTGAAGATTACTGGGGAAATGTCAATCCTGTCGGGCCACGGGGGGTGTATGACGAGGCCAAACGTTTTCAGGAAGCCATCACCATGGCTTATCATAATTTTCACAGGGTGGATACCAGGATAGTCAGGATTTTTAATACTTACGGACCTCGTATGCGACTCAATGACGGACGTGCCTTGCCGGCTTTTATTGGTCAGGCATTACGTGGTGAAAACCTCACAGTTTTTGGAGATGGAAGCCAGACAAGGTCTTTCTGCTATATCAGCGATCAGGTCGAGGGAATTTACAGGCTCTTGCTCAGCGACTACAGTCATCCTGTCAATATTGGTAATCCGGAAGAAATTTCTTTGCTGGATTTTGCCAAAGAAATCATTGAGCTGACAGGCACTTCATCCGATATAGTGTTTGAACCTCTTCCTGTTGATGATCCGAAACAACGTCAGCCGGATATTACTAAGGCAAAGGATTTGCTTGGATGGGAACCAAAAGTAAGCAGGCGGGAAGGCCTGATGAAAACCATTGAATATTTTAAATCATTACCTGAATTTAAACAGTAAATGAAAAAGATACTTGTTACCGGAGGAGCCGGATTTATCGGCTCTCACCTTGTCAGAAGGTTTGTCAACCGATATCCTGAATATGAAATTCATAACCTCGACAAACTGACCTATGCCGGTAATCTGGAAAACCTGAAAGATGTCGAGCATGCACCGAATTATCACTTTATCAAAGGCGATATTACCGACAGCCCCTTTATTCATCAACTGTTTGAAAAAGAACAATTTGACGGGGTGATTCACCTTGCTGCCGAGTCTCATGTCGATCGCTCTATCATGGCTCCGAATGAATTTATTGAAACCAACATTGTCGGGACTTTTAACCTGCTTCATGCGGCTAAAATGACATGGAAAGATACAAGTGATAAACTTTTTTACCACGTATCCACTGATGAGGTGTATGGTAGCCTGGGGGATGAGGGTTACTTTGTAGAGACAACTCCTTATGACCCGCGTTCGCCTTATTCCGCTTCAAAAGCAAGTTCTGACCATCTTGTACGTGCTTTTTATCACACGTATAAACTTCCTGTTAAAATTTCCAATTGCAGCAACAACTACGGGCCATATCAATTTCCGGAAAAGCTTTTACCTCTGATGATTAACAATATTAAAAACAATAAGCCATTGCCGGTTTATGGTCAGGGACTTAACGTGCGCGACTGGCTTTGGGTTGAAGACCATGCTGCAGCCATTGACCTCATTTTTCATAAAGGAAGAATTGGTGAAACCTACAATATTGGCGGGAAAAATGAATGGAAAAACATTGATATTGTTCATCTCTTGTGTCGTATCATGGATAAAAAACTCGGCAGAAAAGATGGGGAATCAGCTAAGCTGATTACTTTTGTAAAAGACCGTGCCGGACATGACCTGCGGTATGCCATCGACCCGTCAAAACTCGAAAATGAACTTGGGTGGAAGCCATCCGTAAGCTTTGAAGAAGGGCTTGAAAAAACCGTTGACTGGTATCTTTCCAACGAAGAATGGCTGACAC from Sphingobacteriales bacterium includes these protein-coding regions:
- a CDS encoding UDP-glucose/GDP-mannose dehydrogenase family protein yields the protein PMLKEYTVIVNKSTVPVGTADKVRNAVAENCKVEFDVVSNPEFLKEGYAVEDFMKPDRIVIGTRSHRAREIMEKLYKPFVRQGNPIIFMDERSSEMTKYAANAFLATKITFMNEIANLCDRVGANVDMVRRGIGTDVRIGKHFLYSGIGYGGSCFPKDVQAIVKTAHENDMNLEILEAVIRINEKQKTVLIPKMKEYFGGSLKGRRVAIWGLAFKANTDDIREAPALYIIEELLKEGAEVVVHDPEALNNVRKLFGDKIKYSELQYEALDEADCLMIVTDWQSFRNPNFGKVAIKLKNKVIFDGRNLFEHDEMAEIGFTYFSIGRNKAFEMSKKQS
- the rfbB gene encoding dTDP-glucose 4,6-dehydratase, whose translation is MKKILVTGGAGFIGSHLVRRFVNRYPEYEIHNLDKLTYAGNLENLKDVEHAPNYHFIKGDITDSPFIHQLFEKEQFDGVIHLAAESHVDRSIMAPNEFIETNIVGTFNLLHAAKMTWKDTSDKLFYHVSTDEVYGSLGDEGYFVETTPYDPRSPYSASKASSDHLVRAFYHTYKLPVKISNCSNNYGPYQFPEKLLPLMINNIKNNKPLPVYGQGLNVRDWLWVEDHAAAIDLIFHKGRIGETYNIGGKNEWKNIDIVHLLCRIMDKKLGRKDGESAKLITFVKDRAGHDLRYAIDPSKLENELGWKPSVSFEEGLEKTVDWYLSNEEWLTRVTSGAYQHYYDDQYVNR
- a CDS encoding SDR family oxidoreductase, which codes for MMKKRVLITGAAGFIGSHLCDKFIQEGYEVIGMDNLLTGSLSNIEHLFPLKEFTFYHHDVSKFVHVPGQLDYILHFASPASPIDYLKMPIQTLKVGSLGTHNLLGLALAKKSRILVASTSEVYGDPLVHPQTEDYWGNVNPVGPRGVYDEAKRFQEAITMAYHNFHRVDTRIVRIFNTYGPRMRLNDGRALPAFIGQALRGENLTVFGDGSQTRSFCYISDQVEGIYRLLLSDYSHPVNIGNPEEISLLDFAKEIIELTGTSSDIVFEPLPVDDPKQRQPDITKAKDLLGWEPKVSRREGLMKTIEYFKSLPEFKQ